From a single Sporosarcina oncorhynchi genomic region:
- a CDS encoding SMC family ATPase — translation MKPVQLTMTAFGPYKGTEVIDFRKLEDHRLFVVSGSTGAGKTTIFDGICFALYGQASGEDRTEARSMRSDFADDSMPTSVELIFEIQRRTYRVMRQIPYLKSGNKTETSAKYEFFELTDSGEVPVVDRQIVSEINRKIEELVGFTIDQFSQIVMLPQGEFRKFLTSDTENKETIMRKIFKTHDYREMVDVLKNRKDSAAFLLAEEKRTVDSLVGQIPSLIPTRESLIFNVLEQEYTNSSQVMHGLEEEVVYYSQKAIDDELNYKSLYDQHANLLTAFHSAKTNNAQFDQLEQRKMTFEKLTTEIPDIKEKEKRIANADRAAVIHEIEVYYKQQADEEKAKQDVSTKAEELVVSARKYYADVNRSYEEIQKQEPLRAEVTEQLIRLRDHLPAVTDLAAKESKILALSEELKRMKEAFTITLRKSEEEKQKLVGLKANIDKNDKILLPYDKLVETLNIIQVHGKAVQEVNNLTTNLKGLGEQYKTASSTFNKLKNEFEKLQNDWLDDQASHLAETLMEGEPCPVCGSAHHPTINSKQFDHSITREELESKRLQLSKAESAFRSAEAKYEAVQEQLKLSQLEVQKQQITDTLPDLKRKRREVTEQIEHLKMKREELVVMKDQLKYTEAESVKLDTKRTELEKTLYEKSSIYEKESALLQRDLNSIPEGLRKLNVLQDEIKSKEVTKRQLDDAWVTIQKKREEAKEKEVTAINSLHYVKQALEESVKKRKQAEVRFFEALKNSDFATEDEYRKSKLSETDKRNLKDYVITFNQQLHTIKESIQELEKLLEGKNRTDLTHMSEKVELQKAAYEKAFTDWNSSMEHEKTLRNLMANLKKSVEGIVELERKVSKLTDVYDVVRGQNNHKLSFERFIQIDYLERIIQSANARLQNLSNGQYELIRSDRQEVRGRQSGLGLDVYDAYTGQNRDVKTLSGGEKFNASLSLALGMADVIQSFQGAMSIETMFIDEGFGTLDEEALRKAVDTLIDLQKSGRMIGVISHVEELKTAFPAILEVHKSLEGHSETKFIIK, via the coding sequence GGTACGGAAGTAATCGATTTCAGGAAACTTGAAGACCACCGGCTATTTGTCGTATCGGGATCTACTGGTGCTGGAAAAACGACTATTTTCGACGGAATCTGTTTCGCCCTTTACGGTCAGGCAAGCGGAGAAGATCGAACAGAAGCACGATCGATGCGGAGTGATTTCGCTGATGATTCAATGCCTACATCTGTCGAACTCATTTTTGAAATCCAGCGCCGGACATACCGGGTGATGAGACAGATTCCCTACCTCAAAAGCGGCAACAAAACCGAGACGTCTGCCAAATACGAGTTTTTCGAATTGACGGATTCAGGCGAAGTTCCAGTTGTCGATCGTCAAATTGTCTCTGAAATCAATCGGAAAATCGAAGAATTAGTCGGATTTACGATTGATCAATTCAGCCAAATTGTCATGCTACCACAAGGAGAGTTCCGTAAATTTCTAACTTCCGATACGGAAAACAAAGAAACCATTATGCGCAAAATTTTTAAAACACATGATTATCGTGAGATGGTTGATGTGCTTAAAAATAGGAAAGATAGCGCAGCATTTTTACTCGCAGAGGAAAAGAGGACTGTGGACAGCTTAGTGGGACAGATTCCGAGTCTTATACCAACGAGAGAATCGCTGATCTTTAATGTGCTAGAGCAAGAATACACGAACAGTTCTCAAGTGATGCATGGTCTCGAGGAAGAAGTGGTGTACTATTCCCAAAAGGCAATAGATGATGAATTGAACTATAAGTCCTTATATGACCAACATGCGAATTTGCTTACGGCTTTTCATTCCGCAAAAACAAATAATGCACAATTCGATCAGCTTGAACAGCGAAAAATGACCTTTGAGAAACTGACAACGGAAATCCCAGACATAAAAGAAAAAGAAAAACGCATCGCCAATGCAGACCGTGCCGCGGTCATCCATGAAATTGAAGTCTATTACAAACAGCAGGCAGATGAAGAGAAAGCAAAGCAAGATGTTTCTACCAAAGCGGAGGAACTTGTCGTCAGTGCACGAAAGTATTATGCGGACGTGAACCGTTCTTACGAAGAAATCCAGAAGCAGGAACCATTGCGCGCGGAAGTGACCGAGCAGCTGATCAGACTTCGGGATCACTTGCCTGCAGTGACAGACCTTGCCGCAAAAGAATCGAAAATCTTGGCATTGTCTGAGGAACTCAAAAGGATGAAAGAAGCTTTTACGATTACATTGAGAAAGTCCGAAGAAGAAAAGCAGAAGCTTGTAGGGTTGAAAGCGAATATCGATAAAAATGACAAAATTCTTCTACCATACGACAAACTCGTCGAGACGTTGAACATCATCCAAGTGCACGGCAAAGCAGTCCAGGAAGTTAATAATCTGACAACCAATCTGAAAGGATTGGGTGAACAGTACAAAACTGCGTCTTCAACTTTCAACAAATTAAAGAATGAATTTGAGAAACTTCAAAACGATTGGCTAGACGATCAAGCGTCCCATCTGGCTGAAACACTCATGGAAGGGGAACCTTGCCCTGTCTGCGGAAGTGCGCATCATCCTACTATAAATAGTAAGCAATTTGACCATTCCATTACACGTGAAGAGTTGGAGTCTAAAAGGCTGCAACTATCCAAAGCAGAAAGTGCATTCCGTTCTGCTGAGGCCAAGTATGAAGCAGTTCAAGAACAGCTTAAGCTTAGTCAACTAGAAGTACAAAAGCAACAGATTACTGATACTTTACCGGATCTGAAAAGAAAGAGACGTGAAGTAACAGAGCAGATCGAACATTTGAAAATGAAACGCGAAGAATTAGTAGTCATGAAAGATCAATTGAAGTATACCGAAGCAGAATCAGTAAAACTGGATACTAAACGGACTGAACTGGAAAAGACATTATATGAAAAGTCGTCCATATATGAAAAGGAATCGGCTTTATTGCAAAGGGATCTTAATTCGATTCCTGAAGGTTTGCGAAAGCTAAACGTTCTGCAAGATGAAATCAAGTCAAAGGAAGTGACAAAGCGCCAGTTGGATGATGCGTGGGTGACCATACAAAAAAAACGAGAGGAAGCGAAAGAGAAAGAGGTTACCGCAATCAATTCCCTTCATTATGTGAAACAGGCTCTTGAAGAAAGCGTTAAAAAGCGGAAACAGGCAGAAGTCCGGTTCTTTGAAGCATTAAAGAATTCCGATTTTGCGACAGAAGATGAGTACCGCAAATCGAAATTATCCGAAACAGATAAACGCAATCTAAAAGATTATGTCATTACATTTAATCAGCAACTTCATACGATAAAGGAATCCATTCAAGAACTCGAAAAATTGCTTGAAGGCAAGAATAGAACTGACCTTACGCACATGTCTGAAAAAGTGGAGCTACAAAAAGCTGCTTATGAAAAAGCATTTACTGATTGGAACAGTTCGATGGAACATGAAAAGACACTGCGGAATTTGATGGCGAATTTGAAGAAATCAGTGGAAGGTATAGTTGAACTTGAGCGGAAAGTATCTAAACTGACTGACGTCTATGATGTTGTTAGAGGGCAGAACAATCATAAGCTTTCTTTTGAACGTTTTATACAAATCGATTATTTGGAACGGATCATCCAATCCGCGAATGCACGTCTTCAAAATTTATCAAACGGGCAATATGAATTGATACGCAGTGACCGACAGGAAGTGAGGGGCCGGCAAAGTGGTCTCGGTTTAGATGTTTATGATGCGTATACGGGACAAAACAGAGATGTGAAAACTTTATCAGGCGGGGAAAAGTTCAATGCATCCCTTAGTTTGGCACTTGGTATGGCGGACGTCATCCAAAGCTTCCAAGGAGCGATGTCCATTGAAACAATGTTTATCGATGAAGGATTTGGCACGTTGGATGAAGAAGCTTTGAGAAAAGCGGTCGATACGTTAATTGACCTTCAAAAATCGGGTAGAATGATTGGTGTCATTTCCCATGTGGAAGAACTGAAAACTGCATTTCCAGCCATTCTTGAAGTTCATAAATCTCTTGAAGGTCATAGTGAAACGAAATTCATTATTAAATAA
- the brnQ gene encoding branched-chain amino acid transport system II carrier protein: MSTKLSFSSFLLIGIMLFALFFGAGNLIFPAELGQYAGTNFWPAIIGFLITGVGLPFLGILAIGYSGSRNLQDLASRIHPVYAILFTSLLYLTIGPFFAAPRTGAVAFDIGIATFIPAAYSQIALLIFTLVFFGVTLWLSLNPAKIVDRIGKYMSPAIIVLLLALLAMAFINPIGSIQAPVDAYKTGAFMEGFTEGYNTMDALASLVFGIIVIKAIRALGVTDRAQIVSATVKTGIIASAFLGLLYVGIAYLGATTTEKFGLFDTGGPVLSGAAAHYFGTTGSVLLAGVIILACLTTSIGLMTACGEYFHTLIPSVSYKAFVSVFTVFCFVVANFGLANIIIFSIPVLMFLYPLAVVLMLLTFASKLFNHSRLVYISATAVAFAISIIDGVKTLYGTLGNTEDQWPTWLSSIVNFYNKVLPFYAEGLGWLLPVLIVMLLTGIIAKVIKI, from the coding sequence ATGTCAACTAAATTATCATTCTCTTCTTTTCTATTAATTGGAATTATGCTGTTTGCTCTATTCTTTGGTGCCGGTAATCTGATTTTCCCCGCTGAGCTAGGCCAATATGCAGGGACAAACTTTTGGCCAGCAATTATTGGTTTCTTGATTACTGGCGTAGGATTGCCGTTCCTTGGCATTCTAGCCATCGGGTACTCGGGTAGTCGAAATCTTCAAGATCTAGCAAGTAGAATCCATCCGGTCTATGCAATCCTCTTCACTTCACTGCTCTATTTGACAATTGGGCCTTTTTTTGCAGCTCCTAGAACCGGTGCAGTTGCATTCGATATTGGTATCGCCACCTTTATCCCAGCGGCGTATTCTCAAATTGCGCTACTCATCTTCACACTTGTTTTCTTCGGCGTGACATTGTGGCTTTCTCTCAATCCAGCAAAAATAGTCGATCGAATCGGTAAGTATATGTCACCTGCCATTATCGTGTTGCTACTAGCTTTATTGGCGATGGCATTTATTAACCCAATCGGTTCCATTCAGGCACCTGTAGACGCATATAAAACAGGAGCTTTCATGGAAGGATTTACGGAAGGTTATAACACGATGGATGCGTTAGCCTCACTTGTATTCGGTATTATCGTCATCAAGGCGATTCGTGCACTTGGCGTGACAGATCGAGCCCAAATCGTATCTGCTACAGTTAAAACAGGTATTATTGCATCCGCTTTTCTTGGTCTGTTATACGTTGGAATCGCCTACCTGGGTGCTACAACAACAGAGAAGTTCGGTCTGTTCGACACGGGTGGCCCTGTTTTAAGTGGAGCGGCAGCCCACTATTTTGGTACAACCGGTTCAGTCCTCCTTGCGGGTGTCATTATCCTTGCCTGCCTGACAACAAGCATCGGATTAATGACCGCATGTGGTGAATATTTTCATACACTTATCCCATCGGTAAGTTATAAAGCATTCGTTTCGGTTTTCACCGTCTTCTGCTTTGTCGTGGCGAATTTCGGGCTGGCCAATATTATTATCTTTTCAATTCCAGTATTAATGTTCCTTTATCCGCTTGCAGTCGTCTTAATGCTGTTAACATTTGCTTCCAAGCTGTTTAACCATTCTAGACTTGTCTATATAAGCGCCACCGCAGTTGCGTTTGCCATTAGCATAATAGACGGCGTAAAGACTTTATACGGTACGCTTGGCAATACAGAGGACCAATGGCCGACTTGGCTAAGTTCTATCGTCAACTTCTATAACAAAGTGCTTCCTTTTTACGCAGAAGGTCTTGGTTGGCTCTTGCCAGTATTGATTGTTATGTTACTCACAGGGATTATTGCGAAAGTAATTAAAATTTAA
- a CDS encoding GntR family transcriptional regulator — protein sequence MPIPSEHEKPTRKTAKENALNQLLLWIIDGTLQPGEKLNDIELAQALGVSRTPIRESLQLLEMEGFVKMFPGKATQVTEVDPETIKDLLPPLAALQALSAELAVPHLTKEMLAELEQTNEEFAQAVYRKDYDSALRLDENFHQIIVDNAANPYIHSMVASLQKHVRRLFFLNSIILTEKSIEEHNLILRMMKEGNAEAVSKVMRENWLRAIEEFRSLKKDI from the coding sequence ATGCCGATACCTTCGGAACATGAAAAACCAACACGTAAGACAGCAAAAGAAAACGCTTTAAACCAACTATTACTTTGGATTATCGATGGTACTCTACAACCTGGTGAAAAACTGAATGATATCGAATTGGCACAAGCGCTCGGTGTCAGTAGGACACCTATCCGGGAATCCCTCCAACTTCTCGAAATGGAAGGATTCGTCAAAATGTTTCCCGGAAAAGCGACGCAAGTAACGGAAGTTGATCCGGAAACAATCAAAGATCTTCTCCCCCCTCTCGCCGCTTTGCAAGCGCTGTCAGCAGAACTGGCGGTTCCACATCTAACTAAAGAAATGCTTGCGGAATTGGAGCAGACGAATGAAGAGTTTGCGCAAGCGGTTTATCGAAAAGATTACGATTCAGCATTGAGACTTGATGAAAATTTCCATCAAATTATTGTCGACAATGCCGCCAATCCCTATATCCACTCTATGGTAGCTTCTTTACAAAAACATGTTAGACGACTATTCTTTTTAAATTCAATCATTTTGACGGAAAAATCAATCGAAGAGCATAACCTAATTTTACGGATGATGAAAGAAGGCAATGCGGAGGCAGTTTCTAAAGTGATGCGCGAAAATTGGCTGCGTGCCATTGAAGAGTTTCGATCATTGAAGAAGGACATTTGA
- a CDS encoding GNAT family N-acetyltransferase gives MSKLSVRMARKEDAECIAPLLSKSQWFTYRNLYSEQYIEALIMKYYNVERVKQEVTSIDRSWHGYMVAELDGKIVGTIGAGMLNETDGEIYVFYVDPDRRGKGIGSRLIDFCTKIQKHRFHASKQWVSVAKGNVYGIPFYEAKGFTLVREEIAYGSTIEDQDISLFYSRLL, from the coding sequence TTGTCCAAATTATCGGTTAGAATGGCTAGGAAAGAAGATGCTGAATGTATAGCCCCTCTACTCTCGAAGAGCCAATGGTTTACGTATCGCAACTTATATTCCGAGCAATATATTGAAGCGTTAATTATGAAATATTACAATGTCGAACGTGTAAAACAGGAAGTCACATCAATCGACAGAAGCTGGCATGGCTATATGGTTGCTGAATTAGACGGTAAAATCGTCGGAACAATCGGAGCAGGCATGCTGAATGAAACAGACGGAGAAATATATGTGTTTTATGTAGATCCTGATAGAAGGGGGAAAGGAATCGGTTCCAGGTTGATTGACTTCTGTACTAAAATCCAAAAACATAGATTTCACGCGTCTAAACAGTGGGTTTCCGTAGCAAAAGGTAATGTGTATGGTATCCCGTTCTATGAAGCAAAAGGATTCACACTTGTGCGTGAAGAAATCGCATATGGCTCTACTATCGAAGATCAGGATATTTCACTCTTCTATTCAAGGTTACTTTGA
- a CDS encoding 3D domain-containing protein: MKKHIVTLIFTVVLLIGGTTESFAASLTYTVQKGDTLYKIASTHKITVNELKKRNDLKSNIIQPTQKLTIVKSNAEVNGKPVEKKVAKTPSRSSDDNVLKEFTVNASAYTASCNGCSGITSTGINLKRNPDAKVIAVDPTVIPLGTKVYVEGYGYAIAGDIGGSIKGNKIDLFFPTKAEAYKWGRKSVKIKILK; this comes from the coding sequence TTGAAAAAACATATTGTGACGCTCATTTTTACAGTAGTTTTATTGATCGGTGGAACGACCGAAAGTTTTGCGGCTTCTTTAACGTACACAGTCCAAAAAGGAGATACCCTTTACAAAATCGCTTCCACACACAAAATTACTGTGAATGAATTGAAAAAGCGGAATGATTTGAAATCGAACATCATTCAACCAACCCAAAAATTGACGATTGTTAAAAGCAATGCAGAAGTGAATGGTAAACCAGTTGAGAAGAAAGTGGCCAAAACGCCATCACGTTCGTCAGATGATAACGTGCTGAAAGAATTTACAGTTAACGCGAGTGCTTATACTGCTTCTTGTAACGGGTGTTCAGGAATCACATCAACAGGCATTAACCTTAAACGCAATCCAGATGCAAAAGTAATTGCTGTAGATCCGACAGTTATTCCGTTAGGGACGAAAGTCTACGTTGAAGGATACGGATATGCGATAGCCGGAGATATCGGTGGTTCAATTAAAGGCAATAAAATCGATCTTTTCTTCCCGACAAAAGCAGAAGCTTATAAATGGGGACGGAAAAGCGTTAAAATCAAAATTTTGAAATGA
- a CDS encoding DUF4825 domain-containing protein, producing MDKRRMVIALIIIIAIPLYIWIAYYEIPKKAEVGEGRLQQEPLKHDFTSALSFENAYMGDSSNSNGLFESLPLSEYKGTIAMDSDKHSMRVNYEVNASELNGTAEQAVLYNSTAAFVLIGNLKEIEMHFTDKSFTVKRFLVENWFGTEFNDLKDPAVFKEKVQNPIGAAGAEKWFEVYTGGKMN from the coding sequence ATGGATAAAAGAAGAATGGTCATCGCACTCATTATCATTATAGCAATTCCGTTATACATTTGGATCGCTTATTATGAAATTCCGAAAAAGGCAGAGGTTGGTGAAGGAAGGCTTCAGCAGGAACCGTTGAAGCATGATTTCACGTCAGCTCTTTCGTTTGAGAACGCGTATATGGGGGATTCTTCGAACAGCAACGGATTATTTGAATCATTACCGTTAAGTGAGTACAAAGGGACAATTGCAATGGATTCAGATAAGCATTCGATGCGTGTTAACTATGAAGTAAACGCATCAGAACTTAATGGGACAGCGGAGCAGGCTGTCCTGTATAATTCAACCGCGGCATTTGTCTTAATTGGAAATCTGAAAGAAATTGAAATGCACTTTACGGATAAAAGCTTCACGGTAAAACGTTTCCTTGTAGAAAATTGGTTTGGAACGGAATTTAATGATCTCAAAGATCCAGCTGTCTTTAAAGAAAAAGTTCAAAACCCGATTGGTGCGGCGGGCGCAGAAAAATGGTTTGAAGTGTATACAGGAGGGAAGATGAATTGA
- a CDS encoding SDR family NAD(P)-dependent oxidoreductase gives MNIYIVTGASKGIGLELFKQLRNRGDHVIGVARTNPQELKGFILADLSKTDCLEVMIRQIVKDNRSKARTFTLINNAGIVDPIGLIGSVDSETMAEALAVNLTAPMITSNAFISCLKDFDGPKKIINISSGAGRSAYEGWGVYCTTKAGLDHFTRVVAIEQESVDYPVKVVSIAPGIIDTDMQETIRSTNEDDFPLLGRFIDYKEQGHLSSAEETASKLIAFIDREDFSESGPIADIRQV, from the coding sequence TTGAATATTTATATTGTGACAGGTGCTTCAAAAGGAATCGGTCTGGAACTATTCAAGCAACTGAGGAACCGAGGTGACCACGTTATCGGGGTTGCGCGGACGAATCCGCAGGAATTGAAAGGGTTCATTCTTGCAGACTTATCAAAGACAGATTGTCTGGAAGTCATGATCAGACAGATTGTCAAGGACAACCGTTCAAAAGCAAGGACATTTACGCTGATTAATAATGCGGGTATCGTCGACCCGATTGGCCTAATCGGATCGGTCGACTCCGAAACGATGGCAGAAGCGCTTGCGGTCAATCTCACTGCACCAATGATTACTTCAAACGCCTTCATTTCATGTTTAAAGGATTTTGATGGTCCGAAAAAAATCATTAATATCTCTTCAGGTGCCGGACGAAGTGCGTATGAAGGTTGGGGAGTGTATTGTACGACGAAAGCTGGACTCGATCATTTCACAAGAGTGGTCGCGATTGAACAGGAGTCCGTAGATTATCCTGTCAAAGTCGTTTCCATCGCACCAGGTATCATCGATACTGACATGCAGGAAACGATTCGATCGACGAATGAAGATGATTTTCCATTACTTGGCCGTTTTATTGATTATAAAGAACAGGGACATTTAAGCAGTGCAGAAGAGACGGCTTCTAAACTAATCGCCTTCATAGATCGCGAAGATTTCAGCGAGTCCGGTCCGATTGCGGATATCAGGCAAGTATAA
- a CDS encoding class I SAM-dependent methyltransferase, producing MSQILLHRVLPFAKRLLAETVLPGETVVDATAGNGNDTEFLAKLVGNEGSVIAFDIQQAALDKTADRLGDLHHNVKLILDSHANVDRYVDKPIGGAMFNLGYLPYSEDMSVVTKPESTIEAIHKLLGLVKKGGIITISVYDGHQGGAEERDALLVYVKSLHQSDVHVIRYELLNQRNNPPFLIAIEKVKDFVEVSQVNNSEQ from the coding sequence TTGAGTCAAATTCTATTACATCGTGTGTTGCCCTTCGCAAAACGTCTACTGGCAGAAACCGTTCTGCCTGGTGAGACGGTCGTTGACGCGACTGCTGGAAATGGCAACGACACGGAATTCCTGGCGAAGCTCGTCGGGAATGAAGGTTCTGTCATCGCTTTTGACATACAGCAGGCAGCTCTTGATAAAACTGCCGATAGACTTGGTGATTTACATCACAATGTCAAACTCATTCTCGACAGCCATGCAAACGTCGATCGCTATGTGGATAAACCCATTGGGGGTGCAATGTTCAACCTCGGTTATCTGCCTTACAGTGAAGACATGAGTGTTGTTACGAAACCAGAATCTACAATTGAAGCCATTCACAAATTGCTCGGTCTCGTGAAAAAAGGCGGGATTATTACGATATCCGTCTATGACGGTCATCAAGGCGGAGCAGAAGAACGGGATGCTTTGCTCGTCTATGTCAAATCGTTGCATCAATCGGATGTCCACGTCATCCGTTATGAACTGCTGAACCAGCGAAATAATCCTCCATTCCTCATTGCAATCGAAAAAGTGAAAGATTTCGTTGAAGTATCTCAAGTTAATAATAGTGAACAGTAA
- a CDS encoding TIGR01212 family radical SAM protein (This family includes YhcC from E. coli K-12, an uncharacterized radical SAM protein.), with translation MDDLIFPFPTEGKRYYTWSRHLKDEFGCKVFKVALDAGFDCPNRDGTVAFGGCTFCSVAGSGDFAGDRVDSIDVQFAEVRDRMHQKWKNGKYMAYFQAYTNTHAPLPVLKEKFEAALAQENVVGLSIGTRPDCLPDDVVDYLAELHERTYLWVELGLQTVHEKTAKLVNRAHDFATYVEGVEKLRKHGIRVCTHIINGLPMEDYDMMMETAQKVSELDVQGIKIHLLHLLKGTPMVKQYEKGLVEFLEKDKYIKLVVDQLEVLPPSMVIHRITGDGPIDQMIGPMWSVTKWDVLNGIDDELKRRNSYQGKFFGKVVESH, from the coding sequence ATGGATGATTTAATATTTCCTTTCCCGACTGAAGGAAAACGTTATTATACATGGTCACGTCATTTGAAAGACGAATTCGGTTGCAAGGTATTCAAGGTGGCTTTAGATGCAGGCTTTGATTGTCCGAATCGGGATGGCACCGTGGCCTTTGGTGGTTGTACATTTTGCAGTGTGGCCGGTTCTGGTGATTTCGCGGGAGACCGAGTCGATTCCATTGATGTCCAATTTGCCGAAGTGCGTGACCGGATGCATCAGAAATGGAAAAATGGTAAATACATGGCCTACTTCCAAGCCTATACCAACACCCACGCTCCCCTTCCAGTCTTAAAAGAAAAGTTTGAAGCAGCGCTTGCACAAGAAAATGTAGTAGGCTTGTCGATTGGCACCCGTCCTGATTGTCTGCCTGACGACGTCGTTGACTATTTGGCAGAATTACATGAGCGGACATATCTTTGGGTAGAGCTCGGTTTACAGACGGTACATGAAAAGACGGCGAAGCTCGTAAACCGTGCGCATGATTTTGCGACATACGTTGAAGGGGTCGAAAAGTTGAGGAAACACGGCATCCGTGTATGTACCCATATCATTAATGGATTGCCGATGGAAGACTATGACATGATGATGGAAACGGCACAAAAAGTGTCCGAATTGGATGTGCAAGGCATTAAGATTCACTTGCTTCATTTGCTGAAAGGGACACCAATGGTCAAGCAGTATGAAAAAGGGTTGGTAGAATTCCTTGAAAAAGATAAATATATCAAGCTCGTTGTCGATCAACTAGAAGTGCTACCGCCTTCCATGGTCATCCATCGCATTACTGGTGACGGGCCGATTGACCAGATGATTGGACCAATGTGGAGCGTGACCAAATGGGATGTACTTAACGGCATCGATGATGAATTAAAGCGGCGTAACAGTTATCAAGGAAAGTTCTTTGGAAAGGTAGTGGAATCACATTGA
- a CDS encoding MDR family MFS transporter, whose translation MPKKVWLLVIGMFVNVIGNSFLWPLNTIYMHEYLEKSLAVAGLVLMANAGAGVIGNLLGGYLFDRIGGFKTIMAGIIISIGALAFLVYNHDWYPYIIMLTVLGFSGGIIFPSMFAMVGTVWPEGGRKAFNSIYLAQNVGVAIGPALAGLVASFHIDYIFAANLLFYVLFLALAFFSYRKLEIAPDRHTTVIREAKRIKHKAPFYALLILVSGYLLTWLVYSQWSTTISTHALSLGVSLREYSFIWTVNGLLIVIGQPIIRPLIRRLENQLKTQMIIGTSIFIVSFIVVSFAGSFKMFIVSMVILTFGEMIVWPVIPTLASQLAPKGRDGFYQGIVNSAATVGRMIGPFAGGVLVTIYDMKVMLLLLTSLMAITLVTTLLYDRPLKSAVSKEII comes from the coding sequence ATGCCGAAAAAAGTATGGCTCCTCGTCATCGGAATGTTTGTCAATGTCATTGGTAACTCATTTTTATGGCCGTTAAATACAATATATATGCATGAATATCTTGAGAAATCGCTTGCAGTTGCAGGGCTTGTCCTAATGGCGAACGCGGGCGCAGGTGTCATCGGAAATCTCCTGGGCGGCTATTTGTTTGATCGAATTGGTGGTTTCAAAACGATTATGGCAGGGATCATCATTTCCATTGGCGCACTCGCATTTCTCGTTTATAACCACGACTGGTATCCATATATTATTATGCTAACAGTACTAGGATTTAGCGGTGGAATTATATTTCCTAGTATGTTTGCCATGGTTGGCACAGTTTGGCCTGAAGGTGGCAGGAAAGCGTTTAACTCTATTTATCTAGCGCAGAATGTCGGAGTTGCCATTGGGCCGGCATTGGCGGGATTAGTAGCTTCCTTCCATATCGATTATATTTTTGCGGCGAATCTGCTCTTTTATGTTCTATTTCTTGCGCTAGCCTTTTTCAGTTACAGAAAACTTGAAATCGCCCCAGACCGACATACGACTGTAATTCGGGAAGCGAAGCGCATTAAACATAAAGCACCTTTTTATGCACTGCTTATACTTGTATCAGGTTATTTGCTTACCTGGCTTGTCTATTCTCAATGGTCAACGACAATCTCCACGCATGCTTTGTCACTCGGCGTGTCTTTAAGGGAATATAGTTTCATCTGGACGGTCAATGGCTTATTAATTGTCATCGGGCAACCGATTATCCGCCCACTGATTAGAAGGTTGGAAAACCAACTTAAGACGCAGATGATTATCGGCACGAGTATATTTATCGTGTCTTTCATTGTGGTCAGTTTTGCGGGATCGTTTAAGATGTTTATCGTTTCGATGGTGATTTTGACGTTCGGAGAAATGATCGTCTGGCCCGTCATTCCAACGTTGGCGAGTCAACTTGCTCCAAAAGGTCGGGATGGATTCTATCAGGGAATTGTCAACTCTGCTGCCACGGTCGGCCGGATGATTGGTCCTTTTGCAGGCGGGGTTCTTGTCACCATTTACGATATGAAAGTCATGTTGTTGCTATTAACGAGCCTCATGGCCATTACACTAGTCACAACACTACTGTATGATCGACCACTCAAATCAGCAGTTAGTAAGGAGATTATCTAA